The following nucleotide sequence is from Brachyspira suanatina.
GACTATGAAAGAAATTTACCTGTAGATCTAATGGCTAAAGTAAAAGCTCATACAGATCAATTATCATTGAAAATAGATGAACTACAAAAAGATGAAGCTTTCTCTAATTCTATGATTAAATTAAAAAAAGATGAAGCTGTAGAGAATTTCACAACAGAAGATACTGTATTTTATTATGTTTGGAATTATTTAATAACAATAGAAAGACCAAGACGTTTCCAGTGATTATAATCATTTAATTTTGTTCTTTTTATAGAAGATATTTTTGATTTTCTTCTATAATATAGTATTTATATTAGTCTGAATACTTACTTTATTTTTATTTAAAATAAATTTTTTAAATATTTCTAACTAATATTGACTTTAAGCATTTCTAATTTTTTATATTCTATAGTGCTATTAATATTTATATTATAATAATTTTATAATATGAATTAAAGGTTGTTTTATAAACAATTTGAAATTCTAGAATTTTCTTTCTCTACTCTAGCCTATTTTTTATAAACTACATAACATATAATATTAAGAATTACCCAAGAAACTGCTTCCTATTCTTATCATATTCGAACCATGTTTTATTGCAAGCTCATAATCTGAAGACATTCCCATAGAAAGTATTGATAAAGGATTATTATATTTTAAATTAATAGATTTATATATAGTATTAAGTTTCTCAAATTCTTCTTCAATAAGTAGTAAATTCTCACTATCTTTTCCTATTCCCATTAAGCCTTTAACAGATATATTAGACATTTTTATAATGTTTTCATATATATCTATATAATTATTTATATTAAATCCGCCCTTCTGATCTTCATCGCTTATATTGAATTGTAATAATATATCTTGAACTTTATTATTTTTTATCGCTTCTTTATTTATATATTCAGCTATTTCAATGGAGTCTACACTCTGTATTAAGTCAGCATATCTCACTATGTATTTTACTTTGTTTAACTGTATTCGTCCTATAAAATGCCATTTAACATTATTTTTTAATTGGGCAATCTCCCCTGCTCTATCTCTCAAGCTTTGAGCCTTACTTTCTCCAAGCGGTAAATCTATATCTAATGATAGAAATTCTTTTATAGTTTCAATAGAAGAATATTTACTCACAGCTACTATATTTATATCGTATTCTATATTATATTTTTGTTTTGCTGCATTAATATTATTTAATATTTGATTATATCTTTCTAATATTTCATTTCTATTCATAGTTACTTCCTTAGATTTTATCATATTATAAAACTTTTAGTATTTTTTTCAATTATTTAATTAAATATAAAAATAAAGTTATAAAGTAAAATAGTA
It contains:
- a CDS encoding YggS family pyridoxal phosphate-dependent enzyme; the protein is MNRNEILERYNQILNNINAAKQKYNIEYDINIVAVSKYSSIETIKEFLSLDIDLPLGESKAQSLRDRAGEIAQLKNNVKWHFIGRIQLNKVKYIVRYADLIQSVDSIEIAEYINKEAIKNNKVQDILLQFNISDEDQKGGFNINNYIDIYENIIKMSNISVKGLMGIGKDSENLLLIEEEFEKLNTIYKSINLKYNNPLSILSMGMSSDYELAIKHGSNMIRIGSSFLGNS